From a region of the Oryzias melastigma strain HK-1 linkage group LG4, ASM292280v2, whole genome shotgun sequence genome:
- the b3gnt7 gene encoding UDP-GlcNAc:betaGal beta-1,3-N-acetylglucosaminyltransferase 7, whose amino-acid sequence MNNRERWRFYKRATLMFFLAAVTLTVVHRGSIDMKSRFELERQVRMHVSDGAEPSAALKEEPTFLAGAKQFWNIAVQRQNLHHQQQSELLPTAPAGEPSSTEGLSPTTWDVTSLNCSPNLNLSHQPWFQDLASNFQQFLLYRHCRLFPMVFNHPEKCSGEIFLLIVIKSVATQHDRREVIRKTWGKEQVLDGKRVKTLFLLGRPSNEAERENHQKLVEYEDKIYGDILQWDFLDSFFNLTLKETHFLKWFHTYCPGVRYVFKGDDDVFVSVENIFEYLESSKNEKNLFVGDVLVKAKPIRKKENKYYIPEALYNETYYPPYAGGGGFLMDGILARRLDRAANTLELFPIDDVFLGMCLEVLHVTPTKHNAFKTFGLVKNRKSRLNREPCFFKNMIVVHKLLPLELMHMWDLVNSDLVCSQKVELL is encoded by the coding sequence ATGAATAATCGTGAACGCTGGAGATTTTACAAGAGAGCAACGCTCATGTTCTTCTTGGCTGCCGTGACGCTGACTGTCGTCCATAGAGGGAGCATCGATATGAAGTCTCGCTTTGAACTGGAGAGGCAAGTTCGCATGCATGTCTCTGATGGAGCGGAGCCAAGTGCTGCCCTGAAAGAGGAACCTACCTTTTTGGCTGGTGCAAAACAGTTCTGGAACATCGCAGTGCAGAGGCAGAACctccaccaccagcagcagtcAGAGCTTTTACCCACAGCTCCCGCTGGCGAGCCATCAAGCACAGAGGGCCTCAGCCCGACCACTTGGGACGTGACCAGCTTGAACTGTAGTCCCAACCTCAACCTCTCCCACCAGCCGTGGTTCCAAGACTTGGCGAGCAACTTCCAGCAGTTCCTGCTTTATCGCCACTGTCGGTTATTTCCCATGGTCTTCAACCACCCAGAGAAGTGCTCAGGGGAGATATTTTTACTCATCGTCATAAAATCCGTGGCGACGCAGCACGACCGCCGAGAGGTCATCCGAAAAACCTGGGGCAAAGAACAAGTGTTAGACGGGAAGAGGGTCAAGACTCTCTTCCTCCTCGGCAGACCCTCCAAtgaagcagaaagagaaaaccaCCAGAAACTAGTGGAATACGAAGACAAAATCTACGGGGACATTCTCCAGTGGGACTTCTTAGACAGTTTCTTCAATTTGACCCTCAAAGAGACTCACTTTCTCAAGTGGTTCCACACCTACTGCCCCGGTGTACGTTACGTCTTCAAGGGAGACGACGACGTCTTCGTCAGCGTGgagaacatttttgagtatcTGGAAAGCAGCAAGAACGAAAAGAACCTGTTTGTAGGGGATGTTCTGGTAAAAGCTAAGCCCATCcgcaaaaaggaaaacaaatattacatcCCAGAGGCGTTGTACAATGAAACCTACTACCCTCCATATGCAGGTGGAGGGGGTTTCCTCATGGACGGGATCCTGGCCAGGAGACTCGATAGGGCCGCAAATACGCTGGAGCTTTTTCCGATCGATGATGTCTTCCTGGGCATGTGTCTGGAGGTGCTCCACGTGACCCCGACGAAACACAACGCCTTTAAGACGTTCGGCTTagtgaaaaacagaaagagcAGGCTGAACAGGGAGccttgtttctttaaaaacatgattgtgGTGCACAAACTGCTCCCACTGGAGCTCATGCACATGTGGGATCTGGTCAACAGTGACTTGGTCTGCTCACAGAAAGTTGAACTTCTATAG